Proteins encoded in a region of the Haloglomus salinum genome:
- a CDS encoding ABC transporter ATP-binding protein, producing the protein MSEDIGVAAGADGAEAGGADGAEAGGADASLGADTETPLELTNVVKAYESGAETVRALKGVDFAVERGEFVSVIGPSGSGKSTMLNMLGLLDTPTSGEVLLDGVDAATYDDTQRTDARREYIGFVFQQFYLIDALTAVENVTLPTVYQRDPGAEARAEDLLRRVGLGDRLDHRPTQLSGGQKQRVAIARSLINEPAVVLADEPTGNLDQETGTTILEEFAAVCEEGVAVVTVTHDPLVNEFADRVVELVDGVIRDVR; encoded by the coding sequence ATGAGCGAGGACATCGGCGTGGCGGCGGGCGCAGACGGGGCCGAGGCGGGCGGTGCGGACGGGGCCGAGGCGGGCGGCGCCGACGCCTCGCTCGGAGCCGACACCGAGACCCCGCTGGAACTGACGAACGTGGTGAAGGCGTACGAGTCGGGCGCGGAGACGGTGCGAGCGCTGAAGGGCGTCGACTTCGCCGTCGAGCGCGGCGAGTTCGTCTCCGTCATCGGCCCCTCCGGGTCGGGCAAGTCGACGATGCTGAACATGCTCGGCCTGCTTGACACGCCCACGTCGGGCGAGGTGCTGCTGGACGGCGTCGACGCCGCGACCTACGACGACACCCAGCGCACGGACGCCCGGCGCGAGTACATCGGCTTCGTCTTCCAGCAGTTCTACCTCATCGACGCGCTCACCGCTGTCGAGAACGTCACGCTCCCGACCGTCTACCAGCGCGACCCCGGCGCGGAGGCGCGCGCGGAGGACCTCCTCCGGCGGGTGGGGCTGGGCGACCGCCTCGACCACCGGCCCACGCAGCTCTCGGGCGGGCAGAAACAGCGCGTCGCCATCGCGCGCTCGCTCATCAACGAGCCGGCCGTGGTGCTGGCCGACGAGCCGACGGGGAACCTCGACCAGGAGACCGGCACCACCATCCTCGAGGAGTTCGCCGCCGTCTGCGAGGAGGGGGTCGCCGTCGTCACCGTCACGCACGACCCGCTGGTCAACGAGTTCGCCGACCGCGTCGTGGAACTCGTCGACGGGGTGATACGCGATGTCCGATAG
- a CDS encoding type II toxin-antitoxin system RatA family toxin, whose product MDGLDVSAVLYAPPEELYEFVTGMRGYSKYSPHLDEIRQYGDGSPGTDYEIVVSWWRLSYTSHTTVTGTDPPERVDWRTTEGLKARGYWGIEPLPNVEPPDDHDHATRVRLRIQFDPDTLGAVPLGGWTLDRLFDRIRPLVVSESERIVAGIAEDLEGERRDVAIEVHRGPESV is encoded by the coding sequence GTGGACGGGCTCGACGTCAGCGCAGTTCTCTACGCACCGCCCGAGGAGCTGTACGAGTTCGTCACCGGGATGCGTGGCTACTCGAAGTACTCGCCGCATCTGGACGAGATTCGCCAGTACGGGGACGGCAGCCCCGGGACCGACTACGAGATCGTGGTCTCCTGGTGGCGGCTCTCCTACACCTCCCACACCACCGTCACGGGGACGGACCCGCCCGAGCGCGTGGACTGGCGGACCACGGAGGGGCTGAAGGCGCGCGGCTACTGGGGTATCGAACCGCTTCCGAACGTCGAGCCGCCCGACGACCACGACCACGCGACCCGGGTCCGGCTCCGCATCCAGTTCGACCCGGACACGCTCGGGGCCGTGCCGCTCGGTGGCTGGACGCTGGACCGGTTGTTCGACCGTATCAGGCCGCTCGTGGTGAGCGAGTCCGAGCGCATCGTCGCCGGCATCGCCGAGGACCTGGAGGGCGAGCGCCGTGACGTGGCTATCGAGGTCCACCGCGGGCCGGAGAGCGTCTGA
- a CDS encoding ABC transporter permease: MSDSDSSPGPDAEGRLGLLERFPSVLMARRNLSRNRLRSGLAALGIVIGVLAIATLGIFGNVLQLSATNELGGLGNQVIVSPNEDTGAETLSPRDVAAVERIAEGRGTAVPLVTDGAVVNGPSGQTFAQLYGLDRPRALFTARAGTVPEFHRQGALVGSSVAGRLGLQPGSAVEIEGQRFRVIAVLAESDDITPIQPSNAVVLPRDAFAQDAPSQIVVQADSGEDASYVASTVRDRLNARERRVSVFELSSILDRINEFFGLLNGFLVALGAVSLVVAGVAIFNVMLMSTTERRGEIGVLRAVGVQKDDVLRTLVVEATLLGIVGGFGGVVLTAVAVGALYQFSPIGLDVVLHPSNGVYLVVAFAFGVFISLASGLYPAYRAANEEPVDALRD, encoded by the coding sequence ATGTCCGATAGCGACTCGTCACCCGGCCCCGACGCAGAGGGGCGACTCGGCCTCCTCGAGCGCTTCCCGTCGGTGCTGATGGCCCGGCGGAACCTCTCGCGCAACCGGCTCCGTTCCGGGCTGGCGGCGCTGGGCATCGTCATCGGCGTGCTGGCCATCGCGACGCTGGGCATCTTCGGGAACGTCCTCCAGCTCTCGGCGACGAACGAACTCGGCGGCCTCGGCAACCAGGTCATCGTCAGTCCGAACGAGGATACCGGCGCGGAGACCCTCTCGCCACGGGACGTGGCGGCGGTCGAACGCATCGCGGAGGGCCGGGGGACGGCGGTCCCGCTGGTGACCGACGGCGCGGTGGTGAACGGCCCGAGCGGGCAGACGTTCGCGCAACTGTACGGCCTCGACCGGCCACGGGCGCTGTTCACGGCCCGGGCGGGGACGGTGCCGGAGTTCCACCGCCAGGGCGCGCTGGTCGGCTCCTCGGTCGCCGGCCGCCTGGGACTCCAGCCCGGGAGCGCCGTCGAGATCGAGGGGCAGCGCTTCCGCGTCATCGCGGTGCTGGCCGAGAGCGACGACATCACGCCCATCCAGCCGTCGAACGCTGTCGTCCTGCCCCGCGACGCGTTCGCGCAGGACGCCCCCAGTCAGATCGTCGTCCAGGCCGACTCCGGCGAGGACGCCTCCTACGTCGCCTCGACGGTCCGCGACCGGCTCAACGCCCGCGAGCGCCGGGTGAGCGTCTTCGAGCTGTCGAGCATCCTCGACCGCATCAACGAGTTCTTCGGCCTCCTGAACGGCTTCCTCGTCGCCCTGGGTGCCGTCTCGCTCGTCGTCGCCGGTGTCGCCATCTTCAACGTGATGCTGATGTCCACGACCGAGCGTCGCGGGGAGATCGGCGTCCTCCGGGCTGTCGGGGTGCAGAAGGACGACGTGCTCCGGACGCTCGTCGTGGAGGCGACGCTGCTCGGCATCGTCGGTGGCTTCGGTGGCGTCGTGCTGACGGCCGTCGCCGTCGGCGCCCTCTACCAGTTCAGTCCCATCGGGCTGGACGTGGTCCTCCACCCGAGCAACGGCGTCTACCTCGTGGTCGCGTTCGCGTTCGGCGTGTTCATCAGCCTCGCATCCGGCCTCTACCCCGCGTACAGGGCCGCCAACGAGGAGCCCGTCGACGCACTCCGCGACTGA